The sequence TGAGAATTGTATGATTCTATTCCccagaccagtggttggcaaactgtggctctcaagccacatgcggctctttggccccttgagtgtggcttttccacaaaataccacagcctgggtgagtctattttgaagaagtggcgttagaagaagttgaagtttaaaaaatttggctctcaaaagaaatttcaattgttgtactattgatatttggctctggtgactaatgagtttgccgaccactgccccagacaaTCCAGCTTACACTTTCTTTAAATTTGTTATTCCAGAGAGCTACTTTTCCTCTGTGGTTTATTAGAGCAAAGTTGATATTGATGAACCATGGGGTTTGTGACTCTGGAGGTTACAAACTATAGATTGACAGCTTAACAGGATTGTGGAAATCAAACATCAGGAATATATTAAAGAATTAGCTGCCTAAAAAAAACACTATAGCTTGAATGAGTTTACAATTCAGTTGGAACTTAGGGATAGATGACCATGTGACAATAGAGATATTCATAACCAGAGGAAAAATCTTGTTAATAGAGATTAACTATTCAGCATAAACCACATATATATCCAGTAAGGAAATTGGTTAAAATGCCAACAAGAAATATCAGCCTGCTCTCACTCTTCACATGTCACTGCCCTCTTTGATTTGACCAGTCATCTGTGGGTCAAATGGTTACAGATGCTTCTGAAAAGTAAGTGGCAACTTAAGATTAAAGTTGACCTAACTGGTACACCAGACAGAACACTCTTTCTTGAATTAATTTTAGTGCTGCATTTATCTTTATTTGTtccaatatctataataataaaagtgtaatatgctaattagaccagacgtccttccggaagGTCTtcaggacgaagccagggctgtaagggaagcccgggtcccaggtgccagagggaaactggtgccggcagctgggggaaggaaggcctactcttgcatgaatttcatgcattgggcctctagtctatactaataaaagggtaatatgctaattagactatgagaccttccggacatccttccatacaaagccatggtggcggggctgaggcagaggcggttagggttgatcagttgggggtgatcaggctggcgggggagcagttggggcaatcaggctggtagggggggcagttggggcaagcatgccagcaggggggcagttgggggtgagcaggccagcaggcagagtggttaggggcgatcaagcaggcaggcaggtgagcgggcctaaatcagcagtcggacatccctcatggggtcccagattggagagggtacaggctgagctgagggacacacacacacacacacacacacacaccgtgcatgaatttcgtgcactgggccactagttgtattATAAAACTTCAAACACACAgcaaagtttaaataattttacagtGAATCCCTCATGGAGTCTACCATCAACATTTTACTATACTTGTTATATCACATATTCATCTATCCTTTAatctattcattcatccatcttaTTTTTTGAATGATTTCAAAGTAAATTACAGACACCAGCATAAATGTCATTATGAAGCAGTAGTTCATTTTCACTGTATTTATgtataaaacataatttatttatacattcttgCAGTataaattggaattttttttcaattttttactattaaaagtATCGCTCTTGTGAATATTCATCAAAAAATGTCCTAGTTCTAGCATACATACCTAGGACTGGGATTGCTACACCAGAAGGTGAGTGAATCTTCAACTTTACTAGAAAATACCAAATTGTTTCTGGAAGTGGTTATACCAACTTACACTTACACGATTAATGTAGAAGAGTTCTAATTGCTTCATATCCTTGCCAATAGTTAATTTCATCTCCATTTCAATTATTGTTAATTAGGAGGGTATGAGTGATAttatattgtggttttaatgtgcattgcTCTGGTTATTAATGCAGTCAAgcaatattttcatgtttcttaaaAACTTATATTTCTTCTATTGCATGCCTGCTCAAGTCTTTTGTCCACTTTTTTACATTAGTgtttgtcatttttcttatttacataTAGAAGTTCTTGGTATATTCTGAAtaccaatattttttttgttatgtttgaaatatcttctcccagtttgtggtttttctttttcatgttttttaaaagtatcttttatTGAACAGAAGATCTTAATCTTAATGtaactttgttcttatttaagAAAGTCATCTCTATTCTGAAGTCATACAGATATTTAGAGATCTTATTATCTCCTAAAAGTTTTGGGGTATTGCCTTttgcatttaactttttaatccatccaaaatttatttcagtgttttctCATATGGAAAACCATCTGGACCTGGTGTGTTTTCTTTGTGGAAAAATCTGACTGATGATTCAACTCATTTAATGATTATAAGGCTactcaggttttctatttcttcttgaatcaagttaggtaaattatatatttctaggatttTGTCCTTTTCATCtacatttaaaagtttattgccttagccctagctggtttgctcagtgggtagagcagcaacctgcagactgaagggtcccaggttccattccagtcaagggcacatgccagggttgccggctcaatccccagtaggatgatgaatgcaggtggcagcccatcaatgattctctctcatcattatgtttctatctctctctctccccctcccttcctctctgaaaatcagtaagaaatattttttttaaaaaaagagagagagctctTTAAGGAAAACGTGGTTGCAGCTGCAGTGCAGCTCCATCCAGCAGGCTCCTGACTCACCATCCGGCCTGCTACTGACTCATCGCTGTTTGCTCTCGCCTAGGAACAAGTAGGTTAGGAAGCCTCGCCACAGCCATGGCttttggaggggggtgggagaggacaatgggggaaaaacagggacatatgtaatactttcaacaataaagatttataaaaaaaataataataaagatactGGGAAGACACCCGTGGATCCAGAAGTGACGATTTACCACATTCGAATCCCTCTAACCAGCCGCAATGTCAAGTCCCTGGAGAAGGTGTGTGCTGACTTGATCAGAGGCACAAAGGAAAAGAATCTCACAGTGAAAGGGCCAGTCCGGATACTGACCAAGACTCTGAGAATTACTACAAGGAAAACTCCCTGTGGGGAGGGTTCTAACACTTGGGATCGGTTTCAGATGAGGATCCACAAGCAACTCATTGACTTGCACAGCCCTTCTGAGGTTGTTAAGCAGATTACTTCCATCAGTATTGAGCCAGGAGTGGAGATTGAAGTCACCATTGCAGATGCTTAAATCAGCCTTTTTAATAAATTGACTATCAGttgttaaaaagagagagagaggggaaaaaaacaagctTTTTGTGTCAAAGGGGgatatatgaatttatatatgCTTGTGGATGAATAGAATATGTCTGAAAGGATTAAAAAGAGTGGTTACCTCTGAAGAGAGAGTCTAGGGTTCTAATATAGAAGGAAGAGTTACTTTTCATCACATACCCTTTTGATCTGTTCTCACAGGttactttgtatttatttgtattatgttttaaatttaaaatgtatttatgtcaaaataaataaaactttgaaatgtTATTCCAGAGCTCAAAGCCAGACACAGTTCCCAAGCTCTCCccagaacaaaaagaaagaaaaagggtaCTTTCTTCTCCCCCAGTTTACCTTCTGTGCCACCTTCCCTGCCTTATAATACCGCATTCCCAAAGTCATAGTTAGTGCCCCAATGACTCCTGGCCTCTGTGTCTTGTTAGCAGCAATTTTCTTCTATCACAGTTTTCCATTCAGTCAATACTTtgaccaacattttttaaaatagaacacaGGACCCTGAACTCGGAAATaagcaacaaccaaaaaaccTCCAAGCATCTGAAATAGCAGCTGTCACCAAGCCCTATGTTAACACTCTTGACTTAGTTCCTcaaaccagtgattttcaaacttgagcctgcaccagaatcacctgggggcttgttaaaacacaaatTGCTAGGCTCCAGCCTCAGAGTTTCAGATTCAGTAGTCCTAGTGTGGAACCAAGAACTATTTATTTCTACCAAGTTTCTAGGTGAAGCTGCTGGTCCTGGTCTGGATATCCCATTTAGATTGTAATGAATTAGCCTAAGGTGCTGACCTTCACTAAAAGCTTTACTGAAACTCTCAATCTATATCTTTATCATCATAAATATAGTGCATATTCATTAGAGGAAACttggtttaaaaatgaaaagtagaaagaaaaatatatcaccCATTGTGCCAAGATTCAGACCTAACcactcttgacttttttttttttttttttttttggttctacaACTCCTAATCAGCCTAGTTATCAAATTCCCCAAGCCACTGCGGATTAAAAGCTGCTATCATGAATGTCAGGGGAGTTAGGAGGCAATTAAAAATGTGCCCAAAGATGGCCTTGATAAGGGGCAGCTGAGAGTGAAAGCAGGGAGAGCAAAATGTGAGTGGACACTGAACTAAATCCCCACATGCTTGAATTGAGCATGTTCTTCATCTGGACCCTATAATATGCACAAGGCATTATGGGACCTCTAAGGAGGGACATCCATCTCAGCCAATAAACAGGAAGACAAGGGGAAAAGTATTCCAGGAGACAGGAGGAGCACAGCCCAGAGGCTCCTGTGTGCAGGAGCCTAAGCAGAGCTGTATTTCAACCAGAGCATCCGCAGACAGGTAGGGAAGGTTAGAGGAAAAGTGTGAGGCCCAGAGGCTGTGTCACCAGAGGTGTTCTATACTCTCTTCCCAAGCTTGGGCTTTATCCTGCAGGCAGCGGGAAGccattgaaatattttcaaacaacaaTATTACCTGAGGAGGTGAGTACTTTAactagacctgtggtcggcaaactgcggcttgcgagccacatgcggctctttggccccttgagtgtggctcttccacaaaataccacggcctgggcgagtctattttgaagaagtggcgttagaagaagttgaagttgaaaaaatttggctctcaaaagaaatgtcaatcgttgtactgttgatattggctctggtgactaatgagtttgccgaccactgaactagaccaggcgtcctcaaactacggcccgtgggccacatgcgggtgtttttgccgttttgtttttttacttcaaaataagatatgtgcagtgtgcataggaatttgttcatagtgtttttttaaactatagtccggccctccaacggtctgagggacagtgaactggccccctgtttaaaaggtttgaggacccctgaactaGACCAGCGGTTAGGTGTGGAAATGCGGCTTTTTCAGTAGTACAGGCAGAGATGATTGTTAGTAAGCTCCAGaaaaggggtggtggtggtagagatAAAGATGAGGGGGAGGATTCAGAAATACTCAGGTGGCAAAATCAGCAGGGCCTAGGGACTGACTGGGGTGGGTAAGAGGGAGAAGGAGCTGTGGAGGCTGATTCTCTGCAGAGCTGTGTGGTTGGCGGTGCCTCGCTTCCTGGAACAGAGAAGAGTAGAAGCAGAGCTTGTTCTGAGGGGAAGATGATGAGCTCAAGTTGAGTCTACGGAGTTGGAGGTTTGACATAATATCCCACTTCCCATTTTTCATATTCTCTATTACAGAAAACAGCCATTGCAGACCacatttataatcattttttaaataaagaggttAAAATGAAAGATTTGATCATCCAAAAGAATTAgctttaattttcagaaaattaagGAATGTGCGTTTCCTCATTCTTTGAGAAGTCAGATAAATGAGGCATTGCTCTGATGTGAATATGCCTTCAAATGAAGTGACATACATTAATCAGGCAGCTTGTCCATCAGTCGTTTATAAGAGACTTTGGGACTCAGAAGTTGTGTATGTATTTTCTACATCTGAATCTCTACAAAACTGTTTTGGTGAAGCTTTGGTCTTAGCTCGGCTTTTCAATGACTTGCTGGGGGCAGAGTTGGATATAATTATCTCCTTAGAACACAAGTGGATTTCCTAGAAAAAAGAGCAGCAGGGAACACGATGAACAGGATTGCCTCATGCTCTTGGGACAGTCTATTCACCACGCAGATCACTtgagaaaagaatccaaaatccacatccagaaagttgaagagggagggaagagctaAATTATCAGAGCCTGCAAGTGCTTTTGCTGGTTGGGGCCACTTCATCATTGGCCACAACTCACGGTGAAAAAGAAAACGGGCTTACAGAGTTCTATTTGCAATATTATGGGATATAATAAGTCTAAATGAGTCTGTTAGCATTCTTCTTggtgttttcacatttttacacTTCAGTGAGGTGTTTGCAAAGACAATCTACCTGTCAGAGAATTCCTTTCAGGGGTCTCACCCCTAgatgcacattggaatcacctgtgAAGCTTTAAAAAGGTCAGATGACTGGGCCCGTGCCAGAAAAATCTGATGTTATGGATCTGAgcatctagattttttttaactaccaggtgattttaatgtgcagctAGTGTTGAGAAGCAGTGAGTACATTCAAGCCACACTGCTAACAGgttgttttaattttccaaaCATCTTAATGTCCACTCGGAGAACGTACctaattgaatttttttaagttctgaaAATATTTGAGTTAggacaaaagtaaaagaaaagaaaatgaaaatctccCAGTTTTGCTCACAGATTCATAGCTAGGCCAAGCCCACTAGACAAACAGACAGCTGGGCCTTTGACTACCAGCATGAACCCT comes from Eptesicus fuscus isolate TK198812 chromosome 1, DD_ASM_mEF_20220401, whole genome shotgun sequence and encodes:
- the LOC103297834 gene encoding 40S ribosomal protein S20-like; translation: MTEAFLTLDWQYHDTGKTPVDPEVTIYHIRIPLTSRNVKSLEKVCADLIRGTKEKNLTVKGPVRILTKTLRITTRKTPCGEGSNTWDRFQMRIHKQLIDLHSPSEVVKQITSISIEPGVEIEVTIADA